The following are from one region of the Pygocentrus nattereri isolate fPygNat1 chromosome 20, fPygNat1.pri, whole genome shotgun sequence genome:
- the LOC108413027 gene encoding uncharacterized protein LOC108413027: MSSIHNQPITEIQISLTKEQEDRLERAGFTKVPGDLNSGTSGPLEFLWYRRGTCRAITRIQFSFMEDMNEGLTASGFTLINKNINTGTSGNPIFLWYLSCTTQFDSPILDLKVTTKVEEEPELFLNGWERMGLDLNRNAGGHPVYVWLLRDTTTYICSITAALSFSEDKELFQQGYIRVDEDTNRGAFPIGSAVFPWFRQSKIMGEGITEIDVSLNKEQEFKLLAKGFTKVDKDLNEGANGDPVYLWYMHSQAPAIQFLTVLVGDVTLNTYKRAGVCNIVEKNLNSGNNGVSLYIAYNYWPGETALLCDLQSAHQFSEPGLCGSPSPLDLILP, from the exons ATGTCATCAATCCAcaaccagccaatcacagaaATCCAGATCTCCCTGACCAAGGAGCAGGAGGACAGGCTAGAAAGAGCAGGTTTCACCAAAGTTCCTGGTGACCTCAACAGCGGAACTTCAGGGCCCTTGGAGTTCCTGTGGTACAGAAGAGGAACCTGCAGGGCAATCACCAGAATCCAGTTCTCCTTCATGGAAGATATGAACGAAGGTCTGACTGCCTCTGGCTTCACCCTGATCAACAAGAACATCAACACAGGCACCTCAGGAAACCCCATATTCCTGTGGTACTTGAGTTGCACCACTCAGTTTGACTCCCCCATCCTGGACCTGAAGGTGACCACCAAGGTGGAGGAGGAGCCAGAGCTGTTCCTCAATGGCTGGGAGCGCATGGGCCTGGACCTGAACCGCAACGCTGGCGGACATCCAGTTTATGTCTGGCTGTTGAGGGACACGACTACCTACATCTGCAGCATCACGGCCGCCCTGAGCTTCTCTGAAGACAAAGAGCTGTTCCAGCAGGGCTACATCCGCGTGGACGAAGACACCAACCGCGGAGCCTTTCCTATTGGTTCTGCAGTGTTCCCCTGGTTCCGCCAGTCCAAGATCATGGGTGAAGGCATCACTGAAATAGATGTATCTCTGAATAAAGAACAAGAGTTCAAGCTGCTGGCCAAGGGCTTCACAAAGGTCGATAAAGACCTCAATGAGGGCGCCAATGGAGACCCTGTGTACCTGTGGTACATGCACAGCCAGGCTCCTGCCATCCAGTTCCTCACCGTGTTAGTTGGTGACGTCACTCTGAACACCTATAAAAGAGCTGGCGTCTGCAACATCGTGGAGAAAAACCTCAACAGTGGCAATAACggagtttccctttacattgcatACAA CTACTGGCCAGGCGAGACGGCgctgctatgtgacctgcagtctgcacaccaGTTCTCAGAACCAGGGCTGTGTGGAAGTCCATCACCGCTGGATCTTATTTTACCATAA